Proteins encoded within one genomic window of Armatimonadia bacterium:
- a CDS encoding glycosyltransferase family 4 protein gives MRIAIVTEHVNRRGGQERVVAEVAERLSRYHEVHLFCFEADPLKGERLTVHPVWCPFHSSSLEGLWILASSLFFLRDPHFDAVISQGGNSLRQNFCVMHTCHALRAARTRDVEWRYHPPSFAKRLTQRLRARLFLHFEGRAVKRCKGGVMTVSRFLKDYAMAQHGLSEEDIHVTENGVDHATFHPGLREHWRPLVREQLGIPEEAFVVLFVGGRWFDKGVPFLVEALRLMKDRQAHLVVVGKGDVGFFQDFAAQQGVADRLHLCPPTYEPQRYYASADCFGFPSDAEGFPLVIGEAASCGLPLIITPVGGAEHLVEEGVSGFIVQPDAAQIADRLDQLAGDRERLAAMSDAVYRKSLKLSWDAQARAIMRVLEQRTGLGLGTSDLMAAAEERSQGGDAR, from the coding sequence ATGCGCATCGCCATCGTCACCGAGCATGTGAACCGTCGTGGGGGCCAGGAGCGCGTCGTGGCCGAAGTGGCCGAGCGCCTGAGCCGCTACCATGAGGTCCATCTCTTCTGCTTCGAGGCCGACCCGCTCAAGGGCGAGCGGCTCACCGTGCATCCCGTCTGGTGCCCCTTCCACTCCTCCAGTCTCGAAGGTCTGTGGATACTGGCCAGTTCGCTCTTCTTCCTGCGCGACCCGCACTTCGACGCCGTCATCTCCCAGGGCGGAAACAGCCTCCGGCAGAACTTCTGCGTCATGCATACCTGCCACGCGCTCCGGGCGGCACGAACGCGTGATGTCGAGTGGCGCTACCATCCGCCGAGCTTCGCGAAGCGTCTGACGCAGCGACTACGGGCACGGCTCTTCCTGCATTTCGAGGGGCGGGCCGTGAAGCGCTGCAAGGGTGGCGTCATGACCGTCTCGCGCTTCCTCAAGGACTACGCCATGGCCCAGCATGGCCTGTCCGAGGAAGACATCCACGTCACCGAGAACGGCGTCGATCACGCCACCTTCCATCCCGGATTGCGTGAGCACTGGCGGCCCCTTGTCCGCGAGCAGTTGGGCATTCCCGAGGAGGCCTTTGTCGTCCTGTTCGTCGGCGGCCGTTGGTTCGACAAAGGAGTTCCCTTTCTGGTGGAGGCGCTGCGCCTGATGAAGGACCGCCAGGCTCACCTGGTGGTGGTCGGCAAGGGGGATGTGGGCTTTTTCCAGGACTTCGCCGCACAGCAGGGAGTGGCCGACCGCCTGCACCTGTGTCCGCCAACCTACGAGCCTCAACGTTACTATGCCTCCGCCGACTGCTTCGGTTTCCCCAGCGATGCCGAGGGTTTCCCCCTGGTCATCGGCGAGGCAGCCTCCTGTGGTCTGCCCCTTATCATCACTCCCGTCGGCGGCGCCGAGCATCTGGTCGAGGAGGGTGTGAGCGGGTTCATCGTGCAGCCTGACGCTGCCCAGATCGCCGATCGCCTTGACCAGCTCGCGGGTGACCGAGAGCGTCTCGCTGCCATGAGCGATGCCGTGTATCGCAAGTCCCTGAAGCTCTCCTGGGATGCGCAGGCTCGCGCCATCATGCGGGTCCTCGAGCAGCGCACCGGCCTCGGCCTTGGCACCAGTGACCTGATGGCGGCTGCCGAAGAGCGGTCGCAGGGCGGCGATGCACGTTGA
- a CDS encoding DUF4139 domain-containing protein: MRTACCVVALGLLTVTCVFAQQPVTPAASLGMEITVYNSNMALVKDMRGLILTKGFNNVQFDDVAAQIDPTSVHFKSTTAPAAVTIREQNYQYDLVSRAKLLEKFLGKPITIKQKNEGAAPTVITGTLMSARDGLVIKTPDKLIICSPDSIELPSLPEGLIVKPTLNWLVDCAQAGRHSTEVSYITNGINWACDYVAVINDKDTQGDLNGWVTVNNQSGATYNNAKLKLIAGDVRRITPPRPMPAGRMAMGGAVMTMAAPQFEEKAFFEYHMYTLGRRTTVRDNETKQIELLTAADIPLKKLYFFDGQRQAKDEEGKAKAQVKIEFANSQQNNLGMPLPKGKVRVYKADTDGSLQFVGEDQIDHTPKDEKVRLYLGDAFDVVGQWAQTARRKIADNVWETSVQIKLRNHKTEDISVTCTEHAGGDWTITNSSHQYTKKDAQTFEFTVPVKKDAETVVTYTVRVTS, from the coding sequence ATGCGAACAGCCTGCTGTGTCGTCGCGCTAGGTCTCTTGACCGTCACGTGCGTCTTTGCGCAGCAACCCGTGACCCCTGCCGCCAGTCTGGGCATGGAGATCACGGTGTACAACTCCAACATGGCCCTCGTGAAGGACATGCGAGGGCTCATTCTCACCAAGGGCTTCAACAACGTCCAGTTCGACGATGTCGCCGCACAGATCGACCCGACTTCGGTTCACTTCAAGTCCACGACTGCTCCGGCCGCCGTAACCATCCGCGAGCAGAACTACCAGTACGACCTCGTCAGCCGCGCCAAGCTCCTCGAGAAGTTCCTCGGCAAGCCCATCACGATCAAGCAAAAGAACGAGGGCGCCGCTCCAACGGTCATCACCGGCACCCTCATGAGCGCCAGGGATGGCCTGGTCATCAAGACCCCCGACAAGCTGATCATCTGCAGCCCCGACAGCATCGAGCTGCCTTCACTCCCCGAGGGTCTTATCGTCAAGCCGACGCTGAACTGGCTCGTCGATTGCGCCCAGGCCGGCCGCCACAGCACCGAGGTCTCCTACATCACCAACGGCATCAACTGGGCCTGTGACTACGTCGCCGTCATCAACGACAAGGACACCCAGGGCGACCTCAACGGCTGGGTCACCGTCAACAACCAGAGCGGCGCCACCTACAACAACGCCAAGCTCAAGCTCATCGCCGGTGACGTGCGCCGAATCACGCCACCAAGACCGATGCCAGCGGGCCGCATGGCCATGGGCGGCGCCGTGATGACAATGGCCGCGCCGCAGTTCGAGGAGAAGGCCTTCTTTGAGTACCACATGTACACCCTTGGCCGCCGCACGACGGTCCGCGACAACGAGACCAAGCAGATTGAGTTGCTTACCGCCGCCGACATCCCGCTCAAGAAGCTCTACTTCTTCGACGGCCAGCGCCAGGCCAAGGATGAGGAAGGCAAGGCGAAAGCCCAGGTGAAGATCGAGTTCGCCAACTCCCAGCAGAACAACCTCGGTATGCCGCTGCCCAAGGGCAAGGTCCGCGTCTACAAGGCCGACACCGACGGCAGCCTCCAGTTCGTCGGTGAGGACCAGATCGACCACACGCCCAAGGATGAGAAGGTCCGCCTCTATCTGGGCGATGCCTTCGATGTCGTCGGGCAGTGGGCTCAGACCGCTCGCCGCAAGATCGCTGACAACGTCTGGGAGACCTCCGTCCAGATCAAGCTGCGCAACCACAAGACCGAGGACATCAGCGTCACCTGCACCGAGCACGCCGGCGGCGACTGGACCATCACCAACTCCAGCCACCAGTACACCAAGAAAGACGCCCAGACCTTCGAGTTCACCGTGCCGGTGAAGAAGGACGCTGAGACGGTCGTCACCTACACGGTACGCGTGACCAGCTAA
- a CDS encoding dihydropteroate synthase, whose translation MILIGELINGTRKNPKQAIADKNADYIIDLARRQDEAGAAFIDVNPGTTGDAEVSDMRWLVETAQSATKKPLSFDSPNVLAIEAAFDAYRGDQIPMINSITAEKAKIDSLLGLVADTGANVVALAMGDEGMPSQAGQREVTAKRLIDELTGAGVKPERIFLDPVIAPLSTQHETGRHVFQAIQAVHEFCPEAHITCGLSNISFGLPNRKLMNRVFLGLAMMAGLDSAIMDPLDEKIMAELLAASALLGMDEWCMGYVTASREGKLEV comes from the coding sequence ATGATCCTTATAGGCGAGCTGATCAACGGGACGCGCAAGAACCCCAAGCAGGCCATCGCGGACAAGAACGCGGACTACATCATCGATCTGGCACGGCGGCAGGATGAGGCCGGCGCTGCCTTCATCGATGTCAATCCGGGCACCACGGGCGACGCTGAGGTCAGCGACATGCGCTGGCTCGTGGAGACCGCGCAGAGCGCGACGAAGAAGCCTCTGAGCTTCGACAGCCCCAATGTGCTGGCGATCGAGGCCGCCTTCGACGCCTACCGCGGCGACCAGATTCCGATGATTAACTCGATCACCGCGGAGAAGGCCAAGATCGACAGCCTGCTGGGACTGGTGGCCGACACCGGGGCAAACGTCGTCGCCCTGGCCATGGGCGATGAGGGGATGCCCTCGCAGGCCGGGCAGCGTGAGGTGACGGCAAAGCGTCTGATTGATGAGCTCACCGGGGCCGGCGTGAAGCCGGAGCGCATCTTCCTGGATCCGGTCATCGCCCCGCTGAGCACGCAGCATGAGACCGGCCGGCACGTGTTCCAGGCCATCCAGGCGGTGCACGAGTTCTGCCCCGAGGCCCACATCACCTGCGGTCTGAGCAACATCTCCTTTGGGCTCCCGAATCGCAAGCTGATGAACCGTGTGTTCCTGGGCCTGGCGATGATGGCGGGGCTGGATTCGGCGATCATGGATCCGCTGGATGAGAAGATCATGGCCGAGCTGCTCGCGGCCAGCGCACTCCTGGGGATGGACGAGTGGTGCATGGGCTACGTGACCGCGAGTCGTGAGGGCAAGCTGGAGGTATAG
- a CDS encoding DUF4139 domain-containing protein: MNRLAWIVCLVSLALSPAFAQTKTVQPGASVGMELTVYNVNMALVKDTRMLNLARGLNDVQFTDVAAQIDPTSVHFKSITAPASVVVREQNYQYDLVSREKLLEKYLGKPITIKEKNEGAAPTVITGTLMSAQDGIVLRTPEKLVISNPDSLELPSLPEGLIVKPTLNWSVECLRAANHKVEVSYIADGIQWSADYVAVVNTDDTLTDLNGWVTLDNKSGATYDNAKLKLIAGDVRRTPPANANRQVEYLMMDAAKSVERQFEEKAFFEYHMYTLARPTTVRDNETKQIELLTAANVPVKKLYFFDGRNRQLDDQNRAKCQVKLELVNSEQNNLGMPLPKGKVRVYKADTDGSLQFVGEDQIDHTPKDEKVRLYLGDAFDVVGEWRQLETRRIADNVWENTIEVKVRNHKQEAVNVTCTEHASGDWQILKESQPSTKKDAQTFEYSVPVPKDGEATVTYTVRVTG, translated from the coding sequence ATGAACCGCCTTGCATGGATTGTCTGTCTCGTGTCCCTGGCCCTTAGCCCCGCCTTTGCCCAGACCAAGACCGTGCAGCCCGGCGCCTCGGTCGGGATGGAGTTGACCGTCTACAACGTCAACATGGCGCTGGTCAAGGACACCCGGATGCTGAACCTCGCCCGGGGCCTTAACGACGTCCAGTTCACCGACGTGGCCGCCCAGATCGACCCCACCTCGGTGCACTTCAAGTCAATCACAGCGCCGGCCTCAGTAGTCGTGCGTGAGCAGAACTACCAGTACGACCTGGTGAGCCGCGAGAAGCTCCTGGAGAAGTACCTGGGCAAGCCCATCACGATCAAGGAAAAGAACGAGGGCGCCGCTCCCACGGTCATCACCGGCACGCTCATGAGCGCACAGGACGGTATCGTCCTTAGGACCCCGGAGAAGCTGGTTATCAGCAACCCCGACAGCCTTGAGCTGCCTTCGCTTCCCGAGGGCCTCATCGTCAAGCCGACCCTCAACTGGTCGGTGGAGTGCCTGCGGGCGGCCAACCACAAGGTCGAGGTCTCCTACATCGCCGACGGCATCCAGTGGAGCGCCGACTACGTGGCCGTCGTCAACACCGACGACACGCTGACCGACCTCAACGGTTGGGTCACCCTCGACAACAAGAGCGGCGCGACCTACGACAACGCCAAACTCAAGCTCATCGCCGGTGACGTGCGACGCACTCCGCCTGCCAATGCAAACCGCCAGGTGGAATACCTGATGATGGACGCTGCGAAGAGTGTGGAGAGGCAGTTCGAGGAGAAGGCCTTCTTCGAGTACCACATGTACACCCTGGCTCGGCCGACCACGGTTCGCGACAACGAGACCAAGCAGATCGAGCTGCTCACTGCCGCCAACGTGCCCGTCAAGAAGCTCTACTTCTTCGACGGCCGTAACCGGCAGCTCGATGACCAGAACCGCGCCAAGTGCCAGGTCAAGCTCGAGTTGGTCAACTCCGAGCAAAACAACCTCGGCATGCCTCTGCCCAAGGGCAAGGTCCGCGTCTACAAAGCCGACACCGACGGCAGCCTCCAGTTCGTCGGCGAGGACCAGATCGACCACACCCCGAAGGACGAGAAGGTCCGCCTGTACCTGGGCGATGCCTTCGATGTGGTCGGCGAGTGGCGGCAGCTTGAGACCCGGCGCATCGCCGACAACGTCTGGGAGAACACCATCGAGGTCAAGGTGCGCAACCACAAGCAGGAGGCCGTGAACGTCACCTGCACCGAGCACGCCTCCGGCGACTGGCAGATCCTCAAGGAGAGCCAGCCCAGCACCAAGAAGGACGCGCAGACCTTCGAGTACTCCGTTCCCGTGCCGAAGGACGGCGAGGCCACCGTTACCTATACGGTTCGCGTGACCGGATAG
- a CDS encoding glycosyltransferase — protein MPATLRSADRGDSDQRLCLPMTFTVLIPSYRRPDSLLHCLDSLLLGSRLPDEIVVVLRDLDEDSRRALDGWRATHPLPAGTNLRQTLADRPGQIVAMNCGLQAATGDVVCFTDDDCVPRPDWLERLSAHYGQDSVGGVGGRDLVHEEGTTLHGKVTEVGRLTWCGRLIGNHHLDYEGPALRVDHLKGANMSFRRELLQPFDERMSGGSSCLNDTDASLHVTGQGFRLIYDPLAIVDHYPAQRFDTSTRVKTDPGLVYSDSHNWVYCMFKHLGPVRRWVFFAYAVLVGGGSRLGLGKWLWRLPREPREATRSLVAATRGKFAGLRTYRQSRGQVPVNQNR, from the coding sequence GTGCCTGCGACTCTTCGCAGCGCCGACCGGGGCGATTCCGATCAGCGCCTCTGTCTGCCCATGACCTTCACCGTCCTCATCCCCAGCTACCGCCGTCCAGACTCGCTGCTGCACTGTCTGGACAGTCTGCTCCTGGGCAGCCGACTCCCCGACGAGATCGTGGTCGTCCTGCGCGACCTTGACGAGGACAGTCGGCGCGCCCTCGACGGCTGGCGGGCGACGCATCCCCTCCCGGCGGGCACCAACCTGCGCCAGACTCTCGCGGATCGTCCGGGGCAGATCGTCGCCATGAACTGCGGGCTCCAGGCGGCGACGGGCGACGTGGTCTGCTTCACCGACGATGACTGCGTGCCGCGTCCCGACTGGCTGGAGCGCCTCAGCGCGCACTACGGTCAGGACTCCGTCGGCGGCGTCGGTGGCCGCGATCTGGTCCACGAGGAAGGCACGACCCTGCACGGCAAGGTCACCGAGGTAGGCCGCCTCACCTGGTGCGGTCGGCTGATCGGCAACCATCATCTTGACTATGAGGGCCCGGCGCTGAGGGTCGATCACCTCAAAGGCGCCAACATGAGCTTCCGGCGTGAGTTGCTGCAGCCCTTCGACGAGCGCATGTCCGGCGGTTCCTCCTGCCTCAATGACACGGATGCCTCGCTGCACGTCACCGGCCAAGGCTTCCGGCTGATCTACGACCCGCTGGCGATCGTCGACCACTACCCGGCGCAGCGCTTCGACACATCAACGCGCGTCAAGACGGACCCCGGTCTGGTATACTCAGACAGCCACAACTGGGTCTACTGCATGTTCAAGCACCTGGGGCCTGTCCGCCGCTGGGTGTTTTTCGCCTATGCCGTACTCGTGGGCGGCGGGTCGCGACTGGGCCTGGGAAAGTGGCTGTGGCGCTTGCCGCGAGAGCCTCGGGAGGCGACCCGTTCCCTGGTCGCAGCGACCCGGGGCAAGTTCGCCGGCCTGCGCACCTATCGGCAAAGTCGCGGCCAAGTTCCCGTCAACCAGAACCGCTGA
- a CDS encoding glycosyltransferase family 4 protein has translation MRIAAISHSCTIDVNQRIYLELSKHPEVELLLIAPLRWRSSLRGTVTFAPLEGLEQVSQGSPILFAGSIHFHSYRHLYPALEHFRPDLLYMDEEPYSFVTSQGLALCRRLGCKFVFYTKQNLLKHYPPPFSLMQRQVLRATDHAMAVSEGAAQVLRACGYDGGITILPHGVDTDTLTPRDSEELRIRLGAKRPILGYAGRIEREKGVWDLLEAARVLVERRGPTFTVLLIGDGRERWRLAAAAEASLPPGVFQFTGSVAHNAMADYLNVLDVLVLPSRTRRHWKEQFGRVLVEALACGVPLVGSDSGHIPELVKTTGGGLVFHEGRADDLADKLGYLMDHPAEAREMASRGRQVVLQDYSYPRVAQTLYEALKTVV, from the coding sequence TTGAGAATCGCCGCTATCAGCCACTCCTGCACCATCGACGTCAACCAGCGCATCTACCTGGAGCTTAGCAAGCACCCGGAGGTCGAGCTGCTGCTGATCGCGCCGCTGCGGTGGCGCTCCTCCCTGCGCGGCACCGTCACCTTTGCCCCGCTCGAAGGCCTGGAGCAGGTCTCCCAGGGGAGCCCCATTCTCTTCGCCGGCAGCATCCACTTCCACAGCTACCGGCACCTGTACCCGGCCCTTGAGCACTTTCGCCCGGACCTCCTCTACATGGATGAGGAGCCCTACTCCTTCGTGACCAGTCAGGGCCTGGCCCTGTGCCGTCGGCTGGGCTGCAAGTTCGTCTTCTACACCAAGCAGAATCTGCTCAAGCACTACCCGCCACCCTTCTCCCTGATGCAGCGGCAGGTCTTGCGTGCCACAGACCATGCCATGGCCGTCAGCGAAGGCGCTGCCCAGGTCCTGCGTGCCTGTGGCTACGACGGCGGAATCACCATCCTGCCCCATGGCGTCGATACCGACACCCTGACACCACGTGACAGTGAGGAACTGCGCATAAGGCTGGGTGCAAAGCGTCCAATCCTTGGCTATGCGGGGCGAATCGAGAGGGAGAAGGGCGTGTGGGATCTGCTGGAGGCGGCACGCGTGCTCGTGGAGCGCCGGGGACCGACCTTCACCGTCCTGCTCATCGGCGACGGCCGGGAGCGCTGGCGGTTGGCGGCAGCGGCTGAGGCCTCCCTGCCTCCGGGCGTGTTTCAGTTCACCGGCAGCGTGGCGCACAACGCCATGGCCGACTACCTGAACGTGCTGGACGTCCTGGTCCTGCCCTCACGCACGCGGCGGCATTGGAAGGAGCAGTTCGGCCGAGTTCTCGTCGAAGCGCTGGCTTGCGGGGTGCCGCTGGTGGGGTCTGATTCGGGCCACATTCCCGAACTGGTGAAAACCACGGGGGGCGGTCTGGTCTTCCACGAGGGGCGCGCCGACGACCTCGCCGACAAGCTCGGCTACCTCATGGATCATCCGGCGGAGGCCCGAGAGATGGCCTCGCGGGGACGTCAGGTAGTCCTCCAGGACTACTCCTACCCCAGGGTGGCGCAGACCCTCTACGAAGCCCTCAAGACCGTGGTGTAG
- a CDS encoding DUF4139 domain-containing protein, with amino-acid sequence MRRLAWVACLLALPLGPALAQQKPVQPGPSLGMELTVYNIRLALVKDLRTLSLTKGLNEVEFTDIPSELEPTSVHLRSLTAPDAVVLREQSFRDGVADDPMILDSYFGGPVTVRRAEGNAPPTVITGELLSFDGFGDIVTVKTADKIVVCKLGALELPLAPDGLTTRPTLNWSVESSQAATHKVEVSYLTNQVMWSADYVAIVNADDSLADLKAWVTVSNHSGATFPNTRLKLVAGDVQRLEPPRPPAQTLGTPQGELQAIMAGEPPVKLKAFFEYHLYTLARPTTVRDNESKQIEFLTTTNIPVKKLYLFDGQDQKLDYEGRGKCRVKVELINSQKDNLGMPLPKGKVRVYKADDDQSHQFVGEDVIDHTPKDEKVRLYVGNAFDVVGERHELDRKQLDENTYESAVEVKLRNHKTQDITVACVEHASGDWQILKESMPSTKKDAQTFEYSVPVPKDGEATVTYTIRVTRTEE; translated from the coding sequence ATGAGACGCCTCGCATGGGTTGCCTGTCTCCTCGCTTTGCCCCTCGGACCTGCCCTCGCTCAGCAGAAGCCGGTACAACCGGGGCCCTCCCTCGGGATGGAGCTGACGGTCTACAACATCCGCCTTGCGCTAGTGAAGGACCTCCGTACGCTATCCCTGACAAAGGGCCTCAACGAGGTGGAGTTCACCGACATCCCCTCAGAGCTCGAGCCGACCTCGGTACACCTGAGGTCACTCACTGCGCCGGATGCGGTCGTGCTGCGTGAGCAGAGCTTCCGGGACGGTGTGGCAGACGACCCAATGATCCTCGACTCGTACTTTGGCGGGCCTGTCACCGTCAGAAGAGCGGAAGGGAACGCCCCGCCCACGGTGATCACCGGCGAGCTTCTGAGCTTCGATGGTTTCGGGGACATCGTGACCGTCAAGACGGCAGACAAGATCGTTGTGTGCAAGCTGGGCGCCCTGGAGCTGCCCCTCGCGCCGGACGGCCTGACCACCAGGCCGACCCTCAACTGGTCGGTAGAGTCCTCGCAGGCCGCCACCCACAAGGTCGAAGTGTCCTACCTGACCAACCAGGTCATGTGGAGCGCTGACTACGTGGCTATCGTCAACGCCGACGACAGCCTCGCCGACCTGAAGGCCTGGGTCACGGTCTCCAACCACAGCGGGGCGACCTTCCCGAACACTCGCCTCAAGCTTGTCGCCGGCGATGTGCAGAGGCTTGAGCCGCCCCGGCCGCCGGCGCAGACGCTGGGCACTCCGCAGGGCGAGCTGCAGGCCATTATGGCCGGGGAGCCGCCGGTCAAGCTGAAGGCCTTCTTCGAGTACCACCTGTACACGCTGGCCCGGCCGACCACGGTGCGCGACAACGAGTCCAAGCAGATCGAGTTCCTGACCACCACCAACATCCCTGTCAAGAAGCTCTACCTCTTCGATGGCCAGGATCAGAAGCTCGACTACGAGGGGCGCGGCAAATGCCGGGTCAAGGTTGAGCTCATCAACTCCCAGAAGGACAACCTCGGCATGCCGCTGCCGAAGGGCAAGGTCCGCGTCTACAAGGCCGACGATGACCAGAGTCACCAGTTCGTCGGCGAGGACGTCATCGACCACACCCCGAAGGACGAGAAGGTCCGCCTCTACGTGGGCAACGCCTTCGACGTTGTGGGCGAGCGACACGAGCTTGACCGCAAGCAACTCGACGAGAACACCTACGAGAGCGCCGTCGAAGTCAAGCTTCGTAACCACAAGACGCAGGACATCACCGTTGCCTGTGTCGAGCACGCCTCCGGCGACTGGCAGATCCTCAAGGAGAGCATGCCCAGCACCAAGAAGGACGCGCAGACCTTCGAGTACTCCGTTCCGGTGCCGAAGGATGGCGAGGCCACCGTCACCTACACGATCCGCGTGACCCGGACAGAGGAGTAG
- a CDS encoding heavy metal translocating P-type ATPase, whose protein sequence is MKTARLKLAGMHCAGCAANIERALRSAKGVAAANVNFAAETAQVQYDEEETSSADLIAVVEDAGYEAALPEDLDQEAEALKREREIAGQWHLVVLGAAASAILMPVSMMPAFAGQGALLLVVATVVQVVLGRQFYVNSWAALRRLTTNMDVLIALGSSAAYLYSLAAMLRRPGSHLYFDTAAMILTLITLGRFLEMRARGQTSAALLTLLDLAPRTARVVQEGDEVEVPVSELVVGDEFIVRPGEQVATDGVVVSGASAVDEAMISGESVPVAKGEGDEVIGATVNREGVLRVRATRVGQETALQQIVLLVTEAQGSKPPIQRLADRVSAIFVPAILALATLTLVLWGVLGRGEAPWTTALLNATAVLLIACPCALGLATPTAVMVGTGLGARHGILIRDAAALETLGRVQVVVLDKTGTITEGRPQVTEVIARAGQSESERQKVLCLAAAAEKSSEHPLARAIVAACPDTPPEVTEFRAIPGRGVEASLDGQRVLVGSASMLREQGVELGDLEAERLRLEAEGKTVSVVVGDGAALGLIALLDTLKPGTREVLAGLKGLGVRVMMVTGDNEATAQAIARQAGIEEVLAGVRPEDKAQRVADLQEQGLAVAMVGDGINDAPALAQADVGIALGTGTDVAMQTGEVTLISGDLQGVLRALNLGRATLRHIRQNLGWAFGYNVVAIPPAALGLLNPVIAAAAMAASSVSVVGNSLRLRRVRLG, encoded by the coding sequence ATGAAGACTGCGCGACTGAAACTGGCCGGCATGCACTGCGCCGGCTGTGCTGCGAACATCGAGCGTGCGCTGCGGAGTGCGAAGGGAGTGGCTGCGGCCAACGTCAACTTCGCCGCCGAGACTGCGCAGGTGCAATACGACGAAGAGGAGACCTCCTCCGCCGACCTGATCGCCGTGGTTGAGGACGCGGGCTATGAGGCGGCACTTCCGGAGGACCTCGACCAGGAAGCGGAAGCGCTCAAGCGGGAACGGGAGATCGCTGGGCAGTGGCATCTTGTGGTCCTGGGCGCCGCCGCCTCGGCGATCCTGATGCCGGTGAGTATGATGCCCGCCTTCGCCGGGCAGGGCGCGCTGCTGTTGGTGGTGGCGACGGTGGTGCAGGTGGTCCTGGGCCGGCAGTTCTACGTGAACTCCTGGGCTGCGCTGCGACGGCTCACGACGAACATGGATGTGCTGATTGCGCTGGGCTCGAGTGCGGCGTACCTGTACAGCCTGGCAGCGATGCTGCGGCGGCCCGGAAGTCACCTGTACTTTGATACGGCGGCGATGATCCTGACGCTGATCACGCTGGGGCGGTTCCTGGAGATGCGCGCCCGTGGTCAGACCTCGGCGGCCCTGCTGACGCTGCTGGATCTTGCCCCGCGAACTGCCCGGGTGGTGCAGGAGGGCGACGAAGTGGAGGTGCCCGTGTCGGAGCTTGTGGTGGGCGACGAGTTCATCGTCCGACCCGGCGAACAGGTGGCGACGGATGGCGTCGTGGTCAGTGGGGCCTCGGCGGTGGACGAGGCGATGATCTCGGGTGAGAGCGTACCGGTGGCGAAGGGCGAGGGTGACGAGGTGATCGGCGCCACGGTGAATCGCGAGGGTGTGCTGCGAGTCCGGGCGACCCGTGTGGGGCAGGAGACGGCGTTGCAGCAGATCGTGCTACTCGTGACCGAGGCGCAGGGCTCGAAGCCTCCGATTCAGCGCCTTGCGGACCGCGTTTCGGCGATCTTCGTGCCGGCCATCCTGGCGCTGGCGACGCTGACTCTGGTGCTGTGGGGAGTGCTTGGCCGGGGCGAAGCGCCCTGGACGACGGCGCTGCTGAACGCGACGGCGGTGCTGCTGATCGCGTGTCCGTGTGCCCTGGGACTGGCGACGCCTACGGCCGTGATGGTCGGCACGGGACTCGGAGCGCGGCATGGGATCCTGATTCGCGATGCGGCGGCCCTGGAGACCCTCGGACGAGTTCAGGTGGTGGTGCTGGACAAGACCGGGACGATTACCGAAGGTCGGCCACAGGTGACCGAGGTGATCGCTCGTGCGGGACAATCGGAGAGCGAGCGGCAGAAGGTGCTGTGCCTGGCTGCCGCCGCCGAGAAGTCCTCTGAGCACCCGCTGGCTCGGGCGATCGTGGCGGCCTGCCCGGACACGCCGCCGGAGGTGACGGAGTTCCGTGCGATCCCGGGGCGTGGCGTGGAGGCGAGTCTCGACGGTCAGCGGGTCCTGGTGGGTAGTGCGAGCATGCTGCGGGAGCAGGGAGTGGAACTGGGCGACCTGGAGGCGGAACGGCTGCGCCTGGAGGCTGAGGGCAAGACGGTGTCTGTGGTCGTCGGCGACGGCGCGGCTCTGGGGCTGATCGCGCTACTGGACACCCTCAAGCCCGGCACACGCGAGGTCCTGGCAGGGCTCAAGGGCCTCGGTGTGCGAGTGATGATGGTGACCGGGGATAACGAGGCGACGGCTCAGGCGATTGCCCGGCAGGCGGGAATCGAGGAGGTCTTGGCCGGAGTGCGACCCGAGGATAAGGCGCAGCGCGTGGCCGACCTGCAGGAGCAGGGACTGGCCGTCGCCATGGTCGGCGACGGCATCAATGATGCTCCGGCGCTGGCGCAGGCCGATGTCGGGATCGCGCTCGGAACGGGGACCGATGTTGCCATGCAGACCGGCGAGGTGACGCTCATCAGCGGCGACCTGCAGGGAGTCCTGCGAGCCCTGAACCTCGGCCGAGCGACACTGCGGCATATCCGCCAGAATCTCGGCTGGGCCTTCGGCTACAACGTGGTGGCGATTCCGCCCGCGGCGCTGGGACTGCTGAATCCGGTGATTGCGGCGGCGGCGATGGCGGCCTCCTCGGTGTCGGTGGTCGGCAACTCGCTGCGTCTGCGCCGCGTGCGGCTGGGGTAA